The window GataacatttgaaaaaaaataagtagATAAATACAATTAGTGAGAAGCAAATTATGCAGATTTCATGTATGCGAGGGACGCTTGGAAATTCCGTTCTTCTTTTCTACTCATGATTTAAGAGATCCAATTTTGTTGTCTTATAGTATAGGAAAAAGGTGACCCTCTTTCCTAATGTGAATTTATTATCTTAGGTAACAAAATGCACTATGGCTTTTGACTAAGCTTGGATCCTGTTGTTTGCCCTTAAATTTGTAGTTTGCATATTGGTTATTACTTATTTGTTATTAACTCGAGGGACAGTATGTTAATGGCATAACATTTGAAGGCTAGATTGATGGAGTGGTCGTTGTCATGACCGGCTCTGTTGTCAATTCAATCAACGTTTGGTTTTTGCTTTCTAGGCATCTTGGGGAACGTATGTTTTAGGTTTGTCATAATTTTGCCCCTTGCATGCAGGGAAAATTCTTCTAACCATTTCTCTTCATGGAAAAGGCCATGATTCTTTGACCAAGCAACCCCATTATGTGCATTCGAATGTCAAAATTGAGGAGCCTAAAGAATTGGAAGGTCCTCATATATCAAGTCAGGACATAGTTGGCTCAAAAGCTCCAAGACGAAAGATGGCAGAagggaaaattttgatgaagGCAGTTGCTAGTCGTCTAGAGAGGCTATTCAATAAGAATGAAGAAGCCCCAAGAAACGGTGATTCTATGGAGACGTCCAGTACATTATCTGATTATGAGGATTGCATGGAAGAACATCCCTCTACTTTTAGTTTTGAAGAGGGAATTGATACAATGCTATCAAGAAACAATGGACAAGAAATGCCTGAAAACCTGCAGGGCGGCATTCTTCTAGATCAGATATATGCAGTACCACCCTATGATCTTAatgcatttctttttgttccCGATTCACAGTTTAGAAAAGAATTAGCTGAACTACAGGGAACAATAGATGTGCAAGAGGGGTGTTGGATTTGGAAATCAGGAGAAACATCATGTCTGACACGAAATGTTTCCTACATAAAAGCTGCATCAAAGTTAGTCAAGGCTGTTAAGGCTACAGAGGAGCAAACCTATATAAGAGCAGGTGGAGGGGAATTTGCTGTATTAGTAAGTGTAAGTACACCTGAAGTTCCATATGGGAATACATTCAAGGTGGAATTGCTTTACAAGATAATGTCTGGACCAGCTTTATCCTCAGGAGAAGAATCCTCCCATCTTGTTTTGTCTTGGGGCATCAACTTTCTCCAAAACACAATGATGAGAGGTATGATTGAAGGAGGAGTTCGGCAGGGACTGAAAGAGAGCTTTGAGCAGTTTGCAAACTTGCTTGCTCAGAATTTTAAAACGTTGGATTCCATGAACTTATCCAACAAGGATGATGTGCTGGCAACTTTGCAAACAGAACATCAATCAGACTGGAATTTGACAACTGAATACTTCTGGAATTTCACTGTTGTTGCAACCATTGTTATGGTTTTGTATGTTCTAGTGCATATTCTACTTTCTGAGCCCAGGAAAATGCAAGGCTTGGAATTTAACGGAATTGATTTGCCCGACAGCATTGAGGAGCTTATTACTTGTGGATTCTTATTCATTCAGTTGGAGCGAGTTTATAACATGATCTCACGCTTCATACAAGCTAGGTTTCAGAGAGGTAACAAATTATGCTACCTAGCTCATATCTTATTAACCAACTGGAATCTAAAGCACTTTCACACTCGGTGCCACTTTTCCAACTTTGACCTGGGATTCACTTATTTTTCACTTCGATTTCTACAGGAAGTGATCATGGAGTTAAATCCCAAGGTGACGGTTGGGTTCTTACCATAGCTTTAATTGAAGGGATCAACTTAGCATCCTTGGAATCAACAGAGTTTTGCATTCCCTATGTGGTTTTCACCTGCAATGGTAAAACAAGAACAAGCTCTGTCCAGCTCCAACCTCGCAAGCCTCAATGGAATGGTGAGGCCATTAAATGCTGGATTTGTTCTattgtttttgaattatttttccATTGACATGTGTTCCTCCAAATTTTACTGCATGACTGATCTTTATAAAATCATGCAGAGATACTTGAGTTTGATGCTATGGAAGAACCGCCATCAGTTTTAGATGTGgaagtttttgattttgattgtccCTTTGACCAAACCCCCTCACTTGGGCATGCTGAGATCAATTTTGTAAAACACACATCTACTGAACTCGCGGACATGTGGGTGCCCCTTGAAGGAAAGTTTGCTCAGTCTTGTCAGTCAAAATTGCActtgagaatttttttggacAATAACAATGGAGTTGAAACAATTAGGGAGTATTTGACCAAGATGGAAAAGGAAGTTGGGAAGAAGGTAGGCACTTAATATACCTTCTTATTTGATTATCTTTTGTAATTTATGTGTGAATGCATATGATGAGATCTAGTCCAGTTTTATCCAACCTCTACTCATGCATAACAATTTTTCTGTCATGGTGGTGCTAGTTATTTAGCATTTTGCTGTTAAACCTGCCAgccttttaatttttctgttaGAATTGTCAATCTAATGGCTTGTTGGTTGCTTGACAGTTGAATCTACGATCACCTCACAAGAATTCAACATTCCAGAAACTGTTCGGCTTGCCACCAGAAGAGTTTCTCATCAGTGACTATGCATGCTCCCTGAAGAGAAAAATGCATCTACAGGTACTAGATATATTCACCATGGGAGTACGTGTCTGTTTAAGGAATGGTCTTAAACTAAACTCAGAGTGCACCAAAAAGTGAGCTTGTTAAAGTTGGTCTAGTGGTCTTATTAAGTAGACAGTTGCAGAGCTTAATCAAATACTATACAGTGATGAAGATGGCATTGACAATGATATGGTAACTTCTATCCATAAGGTGTATACAAGTTCCATGCATTGAACTCGTATTCATAGAATATTAAGCATATCTTGGCCATGTAATATGAAATCCCTCAATGCTGTACGAAAATAGAAATCAAAGACTAACTGagtattaaactaacaaagGACCTCattgaaataaatcaaaaccAGAATGGTATTATTTAAAATGCAAGAAGAACACAGTGAGATGATTTTATGCTTGGCGAAAGTCCCTCCCGTTTGTTTAGTTAAGAGTATAAAATAGTTCTAGTGGCCAACTCTACCAGATAGTATTTGCTTTTTAGTTTACCAGCTTATTTCTGTCTCTGTAACTTGAAGTTGGGGATGACTTTCGGTGCAGGGAAAGCTCTTTCTATCAGCAAGAATTGTGGGGTTTTATGCCAATTTATTTGGATATAAAGccagttttttctttctttgggaGGATATTGAAGCTATCCAAGTGCTTCCTCCGACCCTGGCATCTGTGGGTAGCCCTACTTTGGTCTTAGTTCTACGGAAGGGTCGAGGTCTTGATGCAAGGCATGGTGCAAAATCTcaagatgaagaaggcagactcaaattttatttccaaTCATTTGTGTCATTCAATGTTGCTAGCAGGTAGTAGTGTAATGAAATGCTTCACAAAAGCATTCTCAtaattgaacttaaaaaaaaaaattatctaatttgCACACTTCTATAAATGTGAAATTTGATGATTCACCATGTTGTACTCATAGAACAATTATGGCATTGTGGAGAACAAGAACATTGACCCCTGAGCAGAAAGAACAAATTGCGAAAGTGCAGGAGGATCAAGATGAGAGGTCCATCATGCTTGAAGATGCAGGGTCCATTCTAGATGCTGAAGATGCATCCAGAGTTGATGCAGGATCAAGTATGGATGCTGAAGATGCAAATATATCCAAGTTTTACAATGCAGAACTTCCTGTCGATGTGAGTGGTCTATTCTCCCATTCGCTTGTCCATATCTTCATTAAGCATTCAAGATGGTCTTTCTCTAACATCTATTCTTGTTTTGAACCCAAATATTAAAACTATAGATTCATGTCCATTAATAACACACACACTATTTCTTTAGAAGCTGCTAAGTTTGGCAGTTGGTGATAACACTCCCTTGCCTtattcaccccccccccccccccccccacccccccctcCCCTTTTCTCTTTGATGAACTCTTTTT of the Quercus robur chromosome 10, dhQueRobu3.1, whole genome shotgun sequence genome contains:
- the LOC126702910 gene encoding C2 and GRAM domain-containing protein At5g50170, producing MRLYVYVLEAKDLSVKDSYVKLQVEKHKSKTRILRNTMMPVWNEEFVFRVHDMDEELVVSLFHHDDEPRVLHGSRDLVGRVRIPVWSIAAEENHTLLPTWFPLERPKAGKFINEDYGKILLTISLHGKGHDSLTKQPHYVHSNVKIEEPKELEGPHISSQDIVGSKAPRRKMAEGKILMKAVASRLERLFNKNEEAPRNGDSMETSSTLSDYEDCMEEHPSTFSFEEGIDTMLSRNNGQEMPENLQGGILLDQIYAVPPYDLNAFLFVPDSQFRKELAELQGTIDVQEGCWIWKSGETSCLTRNVSYIKAASKLVKAVKATEEQTYIRAGGGEFAVLVSVSTPEVPYGNTFKVELLYKIMSGPALSSGEESSHLVLSWGINFLQNTMMRGMIEGGVRQGLKESFEQFANLLAQNFKTLDSMNLSNKDDVLATLQTEHQSDWNLTTEYFWNFTVVATIVMVLYVLVHILLSEPRKMQGLEFNGIDLPDSIEELITCGFLFIQLERVYNMISRFIQARFQRGSDHGVKSQGDGWVLTIALIEGINLASLESTEFCIPYVVFTCNGKTRTSSVQLQPRKPQWNEILEFDAMEEPPSVLDVEVFDFDCPFDQTPSLGHAEINFVKHTSTELADMWVPLEGKFAQSCQSKLHLRIFLDNNNGVETIREYLTKMEKEVGKKLNLRSPHKNSTFQKLFGLPPEEFLISDYACSLKRKMHLQGKLFLSARIVGFYANLFGYKASFFFLWEDIEAIQVLPPTLASVGSPTLVLVLRKGRGLDARHGAKSQDEEGRLKFYFQSFVSFNVASRTIMALWRTRTLTPEQKEQIAKVQEDQDERSIMLEDAGSILDAEDASRVDAGSSMDAEDANISKFYNAELPVDIKSLMEMFDGGKLEHKIMGKSGCLNYTTTTWEPVKPDVYERHLSYKFNCHVSTFGGDVTCTQQKFPIAKNEGWIVNEVMALHGVPFGDHFRVHFRYQIEKSPLAHCACKCDVYMGITWLKSTKFQERITRNITEKFTNRLKEIFELAEIEILFTNSSG